From the genome of Deltaproteobacteria bacterium, one region includes:
- the glk gene encoding glucokinase: MAQYILAGDIGGTKTNLAIYAVERPAHVTLVRESSFSSRQHDGLESVLGEFLKEGREHVSAAAFGIAGPVLDGVVLATNLPWKVETDRIAKALDCSRIQLMNDLETTAYGSLFLPPQEIQILHEGKTRNGHRVVIAAGTGLGQAFLMWDGTRYRPIATEGGHADFAPRTEKEVELLHFLRRSYPHVSYERLLSGPGLVNIFNFLDQHLHQPVAPIVRQRLVNEDPAAVIGQAGVEDLCSTCAEAVDIFFGVYGAQAGNLALTIMGLGGVYIGGGIIVKLLAKAISGAFMDAYLAKGRYASFMADIPVRIILNAKASQFGAAHAARELLAENH; encoded by the coding sequence ATGGCACAGTATATATTGGCTGGTGATATTGGTGGTACCAAGACGAACCTGGCGATCTACGCAGTCGAGCGACCTGCGCACGTTACCCTTGTCCGCGAGTCCTCCTTTTCCAGTCGACAACACGATGGATTGGAATCAGTGCTGGGTGAGTTCCTCAAGGAAGGCCGAGAACACGTCTCCGCCGCTGCCTTTGGTATAGCCGGGCCGGTGCTCGATGGCGTCGTGTTGGCCACGAACCTGCCGTGGAAGGTAGAAACTGACCGCATTGCCAAAGCACTCGATTGTTCGCGCATTCAGCTGATGAATGATCTGGAAACAACGGCCTATGGGTCGCTGTTCCTTCCACCCCAGGAAATCCAGATTCTCCACGAAGGGAAAACACGCAACGGTCACCGCGTCGTCATAGCGGCCGGGACCGGTCTGGGGCAAGCGTTCTTGATGTGGGATGGTACCCGCTATCGGCCAATTGCCACCGAAGGAGGCCATGCCGATTTTGCTCCTCGGACAGAAAAAGAAGTCGAGTTACTCCATTTTCTCAGAAGGAGTTACCCGCACGTATCGTACGAGCGTCTCCTGTCAGGCCCTGGGCTCGTCAATATCTTCAACTTTCTCGATCAGCATTTGCATCAGCCCGTCGCTCCTATCGTTCGCCAACGTCTGGTCAACGAGGACCCAGCTGCAGTCATCGGCCAGGCAGGCGTCGAGGATCTCTGCTCGACGTGCGCCGAGGCAGTCGACATTTTTTTTGGCGTGTATGGTGCCCAGGCTGGCAATCTCGCACTGACAATCATGGGGCTCGGCGGTGTGTACATAGGTGGTGGCATCATTGTAAAGCTGCTTGCGAAAGCTATCTCCGGCGCGTTTATGGATGCTTACCTGGCAAAGGGACGTTACGCCTCGTTCATGGCTGACATTCCCGTACGGATCATTCTTAATGCCAAGGCCTCACAGTTTGGTGCCGCCCATGCTGCTCGCGAATTATTAGCTGAGAACCACTAG
- the zwf gene encoding glucose-6-phosphate dehydrogenase yields MDSAGEVKTSVTGNRDTGVEVGDEVFRAKDPVTIVIFGASGDLSKRKLIPALYQLQRAGYLPERYAVVGFSRTSMSDEAYRENMRTALQEQLASEGHTVTADNQLVQALHYHPGSNDDLASFKALKEKLEQLDRERNLPGNRLFYLSVSPEFFTVIIQNLCAAGLICGRQDKTWSRVIIEKPFGRDLTSARQLNTDVTALLDESQIYRIDHYLGKETVQNILSFRFGNSIFEPLFNQKYVDNVQITVAETLGMEGRRGAYYDTSGAMRDLVQNHMLQLLCLLAMEPPAALEARAIRDEKVKVLRAILPLSRKEVAANTVRGQYGVGENNGTIVKGYRQEEGVNPKSITETYVAMRLKIDNWRWAGVPFLLRTGKRLHKRVSEIAVEFKHPPLHLFGQLENNGNEDVSRSKSNVLVLRIQPDEGINLSFACKQPGMRIHLEDVHMDFFYNKVFQQRSPEAYERLLLDALRGDASLFTRSDEVEYAWRVISSIHDGWANLPSPTFPNYYPFTDGPDEAQKLFDGTQAQWRSIRDM; encoded by the coding sequence ATGGACAGCGCAGGCGAAGTCAAAACATCGGTCACAGGAAACCGCGACACAGGAGTTGAGGTAGGAGACGAGGTCTTTCGCGCCAAAGATCCTGTTACCATTGTCATCTTTGGTGCGTCTGGCGATCTCAGTAAGCGCAAGCTCATCCCTGCGCTCTATCAGTTGCAAAGGGCCGGGTACCTGCCAGAGCGATACGCCGTAGTCGGTTTCTCACGTACCTCGATGAGCGATGAAGCCTATCGCGAAAACATGCGTACTGCGTTGCAAGAACAACTGGCAAGTGAAGGGCATACTGTCACTGCCGACAACCAACTCGTGCAAGCGTTGCACTATCACCCAGGTAGTAACGATGATCTGGCTTCGTTCAAAGCGTTGAAAGAAAAACTCGAACAGCTCGATCGGGAGCGGAATCTGCCTGGAAACAGGCTGTTTTATCTCTCGGTTTCACCAGAGTTTTTTACCGTCATTATTCAGAACCTGTGCGCTGCAGGCTTGATTTGTGGACGCCAAGATAAGACGTGGTCGCGCGTGATTATCGAAAAGCCGTTCGGTAGAGACCTCACCAGTGCCCGGCAATTGAATACGGATGTCACCGCACTCCTCGACGAGAGTCAAATTTACCGTATCGACCATTACCTCGGCAAAGAGACGGTACAGAATATTTTGAGCTTCCGTTTTGGCAACTCGATTTTCGAGCCGCTGTTCAACCAAAAATATGTCGACAACGTGCAGATCACTGTCGCCGAAACCCTCGGCATGGAAGGCCGACGTGGTGCGTACTATGACACCTCTGGAGCGATGCGTGACCTGGTGCAGAACCACATGCTGCAATTACTGTGTCTCCTCGCCATGGAGCCACCAGCCGCACTCGAAGCACGTGCCATTCGTGATGAGAAAGTAAAAGTGCTGCGTGCCATACTCCCACTCTCGCGCAAAGAGGTCGCGGCCAATACAGTGCGTGGTCAGTACGGTGTCGGAGAAAACAACGGCACGATTGTCAAAGGGTATCGACAAGAAGAAGGCGTGAATCCGAAGTCCATCACCGAAACCTATGTTGCTATGCGTCTGAAGATCGACAACTGGCGCTGGGCCGGTGTCCCGTTTTTGTTGCGCACGGGCAAACGCTTGCACAAGCGCGTGTCGGAAATCGCGGTAGAATTTAAACATCCCCCGCTCCATTTGTTTGGCCAACTCGAAAACAATGGCAACGAAGATGTCTCCCGGTCAAAATCGAATGTGCTGGTTCTGCGGATTCAGCCTGACGAAGGCATCAATCTCTCATTCGCCTGCAAACAGCCAGGAATGCGTATTCATCTTGAAGATGTCCACATGGATTTCTTCTATAACAAAGTATTCCAGCAACGCTCACCCGAAGCCTACGAACGGCTCTTACTCGATGCGTTGCGTGGTGACGCCTCGTTGTTCACGCGTTCGGATGAAGTCGAGTATGCCTGGCGCGTTATCTCATCAATTCATGATGGCTGGGCAAATCTTCCTTCCCCGACTTTTCCCAACTATTACCCATTTACCGATGGGCCGGATGAAGCGCAGAAGTTATTCGACGGGACACAAGCACAGTGGCGATCGATTCGTGACATGTAG
- a CDS encoding cyclic nucleotide-binding domain-containing protein: MPFTESAGQHRPIFYHPSGDTARQITLNAREKLDYFTRLPIFGDVLDELFEKMRPVLMPDGSKQRRDIYVRDALVENADFYEVPAGTVIFQEGSFGEHLFIVLKGTVRTNTSVSLDNERKAMVPLEDLKDGHFFGEMSALSMNSHLITAEAVTPTLLLLVPQFIVQELAKTQDAFRGPIMQEYVRRAVLTLLRRIPMLRFTSDNDITRLLEKVELKTFEAGDIIFEEDDPPDDLYVIHQGFVKISKRGEARQRILSYLSEGDCFGEIGVLNNAPRAASATAMSRTELLVVPGPQFQILVNANPQAIQESRGVANLRRLDADMAQDVTFIGARLQFKAEVMPNLDVLAIDETLCVRCDNCVKSCAAAHDDGISRLIRKGTIFQEMLLPTACRFCQDPVCLLCKSGGIKRDKDGDIYFTDSCIGCSGCAQRCPYGNIIMVDIEELEHLTPPTLADQLFHIAAHKRGETVGAEQRPRLKKVPVKCDLDKGHLFPACVNNCPTQAIRRYRADELDVIITGQRNKKS; the protein is encoded by the coding sequence ATGCCATTTACTGAATCTGCTGGGCAGCATCGCCCGATATTTTATCATCCCTCTGGTGACACCGCGCGCCAGATTACCCTGAACGCGCGGGAAAAACTGGATTATTTTACCCGCCTGCCAATCTTTGGCGATGTGCTTGATGAACTTTTTGAAAAGATGCGTCCTGTCCTCATGCCTGACGGTAGCAAACAGCGACGTGACATTTACGTCCGGGACGCGCTGGTTGAGAATGCCGATTTCTACGAAGTGCCAGCAGGGACGGTCATCTTTCAGGAGGGAAGCTTCGGCGAGCATCTCTTCATCGTCCTCAAAGGAACGGTACGCACCAACACCAGCGTCTCGTTAGATAACGAACGTAAAGCAATGGTTCCGCTCGAAGACCTCAAAGACGGGCACTTCTTTGGTGAGATGTCTGCGCTCTCCATGAATTCCCATCTCATCACGGCTGAGGCGGTGACGCCGACACTGTTGCTCCTGGTGCCGCAGTTTATCGTTCAAGAACTCGCAAAAACTCAAGATGCGTTCCGTGGCCCGATCATGCAAGAGTATGTACGACGAGCAGTGCTCACCCTGCTTCGTCGTATTCCGATGCTGCGTTTCACCTCCGACAACGACATCACACGTCTCCTAGAGAAAGTGGAGTTGAAGACGTTTGAAGCTGGCGACATCATCTTTGAAGAAGACGATCCACCAGACGACTTGTATGTCATCCATCAAGGGTTCGTCAAAATCTCGAAGCGCGGCGAAGCCCGACAGCGCATTCTCAGCTATCTCAGTGAAGGCGATTGCTTCGGCGAAATCGGCGTCCTGAACAATGCCCCACGCGCAGCAAGTGCGACAGCCATGAGCCGTACGGAGTTGCTGGTCGTGCCAGGTCCACAGTTCCAAATACTGGTCAATGCCAACCCACAAGCGATCCAGGAAAGTCGCGGCGTTGCCAATCTACGTCGGTTAGATGCCGACATGGCACAAGACGTGACATTTATTGGTGCACGGTTGCAGTTCAAAGCCGAGGTGATGCCGAACCTGGATGTTCTCGCCATCGATGAAACCCTCTGCGTTCGTTGCGATAACTGCGTAAAGTCGTGTGCCGCCGCTCACGATGATGGCATCTCTCGCCTTATTCGTAAGGGAACGATCTTTCAGGAGATGCTGTTACCCACAGCGTGTCGGTTCTGCCAGGATCCCGTGTGCCTCTTGTGCAAGTCAGGTGGTATCAAACGCGACAAAGACGGAGATATCTACTTCACCGATAGTTGTATTGGTTGCAGCGGGTGTGCGCAACGCTGCCCGTACGGCAACATTATTATGGTCGACATCGAAGAGTTGGAGCATTTGACACCACCGACCTTAGCGGATCAGCTTTTTCATATCGCTGCCCACAAACGCGGCGAAACCGTTGGGGCTGAGCAACGCCCACGGTTGAAAAAGGTGCCGGTCAAGTGTGACCTCGATAAGGGCCACCTCTTTCCCGCGTGTGTGAACAACTGCCCAACCCAAGCCATTCGGCGCTACCGGGCCGATGAACTTGACGTCATCATCACTGGACAACGTAACAAGAAGTCTTAA
- a CDS encoding glucosidase, translating into MAKRAKAPRKTVTVEAKRLAEDARGKASWKRWGPYVSERAWGTVREDYSPYGTAWDYFPHDHARSRAYRWGEDGLAGICDRYQLLVFALALWNRKDPILKERAFGLVPTEGNHGEDVKEYFFYLDSTPTHSYMKYLYKYPHATYPYVQLIEENQRRQGTGETEYELLDTGIFDENRYFDVFVEYAKAGPDDLCIRIEVCNRGPEAAPVHIIPQLWFRNRWAWDPTAKPEPVIEVGPRGKNFLSLRANDSAAEPLTNLLTSYQLGPRYLYGEAGAQLLFTNNETNAERVWGPQVQSRSPYVKDAFHRHIINGEDCLNPKQIGTKAGFHYANLTVPAHGSVVVRLRLTDTKLASPLAEVDTIVKERKKEADAFYRSIHPENATEDECLIQRQALAGMLWNKQSYLYDVNVWLHGDNPQWPPPESRHHIRNVHWRHLNSQRILSVPDKWEFPWFAAWDLAFHCLPLALVDPAFAKEQLWLLLFEQFQHPNGQIPAYEWEFSDLNPPVQAWAVWRVYNMDRVRSGSADRQFLEQCCHKLLLNFTWWVNKVDSEGNNVFEGGFLGLDNITVIDRSHEKPHGAKLEQSDATGWMGMFCLNMMRIALELAKENKTYEALATKFFEHYVYIGAAMKNMGSRDYQLWDEKDGFFYDVLRYPNGEFHKFRVRSLVGLIPLYAIERLEEEWIVPFADFRANLHWFLRNRQDLVQQCVTTVQQDGQQVHVLAIMNPEQIRQLLQRVWDPQEFRSPFGVRSLSRYHEQHPFTFGNDGVEYEPGESRAMHKGGNSNWRGPVWLPTTFLLIESLRKLRKAYGAALTIADPTNPAKQVTLDELARGLANGQINLFTRNERGERPVHGAAQKFRDDLYWRDCLLFYEHFHADTGRGLGASHQTGWTGLVASLIDEWRRDE; encoded by the coding sequence ATGGCCAAACGAGCGAAGGCTCCACGAAAAACAGTCACTGTAGAAGCCAAACGGCTTGCCGAAGACGCCCGAGGCAAAGCGTCCTGGAAACGTTGGGGACCGTATGTCAGCGAACGGGCCTGGGGCACGGTTCGTGAAGACTACAGCCCCTACGGTACAGCCTGGGATTACTTTCCTCATGATCATGCGCGATCTCGCGCGTACCGCTGGGGGGAAGATGGCCTCGCCGGAATTTGCGATCGGTACCAACTGTTAGTGTTTGCGCTCGCACTGTGGAATAGGAAAGATCCTATTCTCAAAGAGCGGGCGTTTGGCCTGGTCCCGACTGAAGGAAATCATGGCGAGGACGTGAAAGAGTACTTCTTCTATCTCGACTCTACCCCTACGCACTCGTACATGAAGTACCTCTACAAGTATCCGCACGCGACGTATCCCTACGTGCAACTGATAGAGGAAAATCAGCGACGACAAGGAACTGGGGAGACTGAATACGAACTCCTCGATACCGGCATCTTCGACGAGAACCGTTACTTCGATGTCTTTGTTGAATATGCCAAAGCTGGACCAGACGACCTGTGCATTCGCATTGAGGTGTGCAACCGCGGCCCAGAAGCAGCACCGGTTCATATTATCCCACAACTCTGGTTCCGTAATCGCTGGGCCTGGGACCCCACGGCAAAGCCCGAACCTGTGATTGAGGTCGGCCCGCGTGGGAAAAACTTCCTGAGCCTTCGCGCCAATGACTCTGCTGCTGAACCACTCACCAACTTGTTGACGTCCTATCAGCTCGGGCCACGGTATTTGTATGGCGAAGCTGGGGCCCAACTGCTGTTCACCAACAATGAGACCAATGCAGAACGGGTGTGGGGTCCACAGGTGCAATCCCGTAGCCCGTATGTCAAAGATGCCTTTCATCGCCATATCATCAACGGTGAAGATTGTCTCAACCCTAAGCAAATTGGTACCAAAGCCGGGTTCCACTATGCAAACCTCACTGTTCCTGCTCATGGGTCAGTGGTGGTCCGCCTCCGTTTAACGGATACGAAACTTGCGAGTCCGCTTGCTGAAGTGGACACCATTGTCAAAGAGCGGAAAAAAGAAGCTGATGCCTTTTACCGCTCGATTCATCCTGAGAACGCCACTGAAGATGAATGTCTGATTCAACGCCAGGCCCTCGCCGGCATGCTGTGGAACAAGCAGAGTTATTTATATGATGTGAACGTGTGGCTGCACGGTGACAACCCGCAATGGCCACCCCCAGAATCACGCCACCACATTCGGAACGTCCACTGGCGACATTTGAATTCACAGCGCATCTTGTCCGTGCCAGACAAATGGGAATTTCCTTGGTTCGCCGCCTGGGATCTCGCGTTTCATTGCCTCCCGCTGGCCCTCGTTGATCCTGCATTTGCCAAGGAACAACTCTGGTTGTTACTCTTCGAGCAGTTTCAACACCCGAACGGGCAGATCCCTGCGTACGAATGGGAATTCTCTGACTTAAACCCTCCAGTCCAAGCATGGGCAGTGTGGCGGGTGTACAACATGGACCGTGTCCGCTCCGGCAGTGCCGACCGCCAGTTTTTAGAGCAGTGTTGTCACAAATTGTTGTTGAACTTCACCTGGTGGGTCAATAAAGTCGATAGTGAAGGGAATAACGTATTCGAGGGTGGCTTTCTCGGCTTGGACAACATCACCGTGATCGACCGCAGCCATGAGAAACCCCACGGCGCCAAGCTCGAACAATCTGACGCAACCGGCTGGATGGGCATGTTCTGTCTCAATATGATGCGTATTGCCTTGGAATTGGCCAAAGAGAACAAAACCTACGAGGCCTTAGCCACGAAATTCTTCGAGCACTACGTCTATATCGGCGCGGCGATGAAGAACATGGGGAGCCGCGACTACCAGCTCTGGGATGAAAAAGACGGATTCTTTTACGACGTCTTACGTTACCCGAACGGTGAGTTTCACAAATTCCGCGTGCGTTCCCTGGTGGGGTTGATTCCTTTATATGCGATTGAACGCCTCGAAGAAGAGTGGATTGTGCCCTTCGCAGATTTCCGTGCCAACCTGCACTGGTTTTTACGCAATCGCCAAGATTTAGTGCAACAGTGTGTCACGACCGTACAACAGGACGGGCAACAGGTTCATGTTCTCGCCATCATGAATCCTGAGCAGATCCGCCAGCTCCTGCAGCGAGTATGGGATCCACAGGAGTTTCGCTCGCCGTTTGGGGTTCGTAGCCTTTCCAGGTATCACGAGCAGCATCCGTTTACCTTCGGCAACGACGGAGTGGAGTATGAGCCCGGCGAATCCCGAGCCATGCATAAAGGCGGGAACTCGAATTGGCGCGGACCGGTCTGGTTGCCAACGACGTTTCTCCTGATCGAATCCTTGCGCAAACTTCGGAAAGCCTACGGGGCTGCATTGACGATTGCTGACCCTACAAATCCTGCCAAGCAAGTCACTCTCGATGAGTTAGCACGTGGGCTTGCCAATGGTCAGATCAATTTGTTTACTCGCAATGAACGCGGGGAACGTCCAGTCCACGGGGCAGCTCAGAAGTTTCGTGATGACCTCTACTGGCGTGATTGTCTGCTCTTTTACGAACATTTCCATGCTGATACCGGGCGGGGCCTCGGCGCCTCTCATCAAACCGGCTGGACCGGTCTGGTAGCTTCATTGATTGATGAATGGAGACGAGACGAATAA
- the pgl gene encoding 6-phosphogluconolactonase, whose protein sequence is MTNLHIYQDTQELYSEAAALFTRLANEAIASQGRFTVAFSGGSTPKSVYTLLAHGNPRMQPIAWPYVHVFWGDERCVPPTHQDSNYHMANEALLAHVPIPPENIHRIQAELEPLEAAYNYERKLREVFSLPSDGTPCFDLALLGMGPDGHTASLFPGTSGLQEKTRLAVAHYVEKLSSWRVTLTAKVFNAAAHVAFLVAGADKALTLKEVLEGPFQPDRLPSQLIQPAPESLQWLVEATAASGLTHRPSDT, encoded by the coding sequence ATGACAAACCTTCACATATACCAGGATACCCAAGAGTTATATTCCGAAGCCGCGGCCCTGTTCACACGCTTGGCGAACGAGGCCATTGCCAGCCAAGGACGCTTTACGGTCGCCTTCTCTGGAGGATCCACTCCCAAAAGCGTCTACACTTTGCTTGCTCACGGTAATCCTCGCATGCAACCGATCGCCTGGCCCTACGTGCATGTGTTCTGGGGTGACGAACGTTGTGTGCCACCAACGCATCAAGATAGCAACTATCACATGGCAAACGAGGCGTTACTCGCGCACGTTCCTATTCCCCCGGAGAATATCCATCGCATTCAGGCAGAACTGGAGCCGCTTGAGGCAGCCTATAACTACGAGCGAAAACTCCGAGAGGTATTTTCACTGCCATCCGACGGCACCCCGTGCTTTGACCTCGCACTCCTCGGGATGGGGCCTGACGGCCACACCGCGTCCCTCTTTCCTGGAACAAGTGGCTTACAGGAAAAAACCCGCCTCGCCGTCGCCCATTACGTCGAAAAACTCTCAAGCTGGCGTGTCACACTCACGGCAAAAGTCTTCAATGCTGCTGCGCACGTCGCTTTTCTCGTTGCCGGAGCAGATAAAGCACTGACGTTAAAAGAAGTGCTCGAAGGTCCGTTTCAACCCGACCGCCTTCCTTCACAACTGATTCAACCCGCACCGGAAAGCCTCCAGTGGTTGGTGGAGGCAACGGCAGCAAGCGGTCTCACACACCGCCCCAGCGACACGTGA
- a CDS encoding HAD family hydrolase yields MPSNYVIDMDGVIYLGNELIPGAKHFIDRLTKGNHRFLFLTNSSNLTPPDLQRKLSKMGIEVSEHHFFTSAMATADFLNNQLPNGRAFIIGGEGLREALLAVGYTITEDRPDYVIVGTTRTYDYDRMEKAVALVRGGARLIGTNPDVTGPSDHGIIPACGALVAPIQLVTGAHPYFVGKPNPLMMRTALRRLRAHSGDTFMVGDRMDTDVIAGTEAGMRTILVLSGVTRREDISTYAFRPHYVFDTAGDIPVDELN; encoded by the coding sequence ATGCCTAGTAATTATGTCATCGATATGGACGGGGTGATTTATCTTGGTAACGAACTCATTCCCGGCGCAAAGCACTTTATTGACCGCCTCACGAAGGGAAACCATCGGTTTCTTTTTCTCACCAACAGTTCAAATCTGACGCCGCCGGACTTACAGCGCAAACTCAGCAAAATGGGAATCGAGGTCAGCGAACATCATTTTTTCACCTCAGCCATGGCCACCGCTGATTTCCTCAACAACCAGTTGCCCAATGGCCGTGCGTTCATCATCGGCGGAGAAGGGCTACGCGAAGCGCTCCTCGCCGTAGGATACACAATTACCGAAGATCGCCCCGACTACGTCATCGTCGGCACCACCCGGACATATGACTATGACCGCATGGAAAAAGCTGTAGCTCTCGTTCGTGGTGGAGCACGGCTTATCGGGACCAATCCCGATGTCACTGGCCCATCTGATCATGGAATTATTCCAGCGTGCGGCGCATTGGTTGCACCTATTCAGCTCGTGACCGGAGCCCATCCCTATTTTGTCGGTAAGCCAAATCCGTTGATGATGCGCACAGCCCTGCGTCGGTTACGTGCGCATTCAGGAGATACCTTTATGGTTGGGGATCGTATGGATACGGATGTCATCGCTGGCACTGAAGCGGGTATGCGTACGATTCTCGTGTTATCCGGCGTCACCAGACGTGAAGACATCTCCACGTATGCCTTCCGTCCGCATTATGTGTTCGATACAGCTGGTGATATTCCAGTTGATGAGCTAAATTAA